The stretch of DNA CTTTTTACAACGCCCTGAAAACCCTTACCCTTTGAAATTCCGCATACATCAACAAACTTAAGGTCCTTCAAAGCTTCAATTGTAAGCGTATCGCCTATATTGAATTTTTCGGCTGTCGCTGCATCAACCCTTACTTCTTTTAACACTTTCTTTAACGGAAGATCTTTTTTTGTCTTTTCATTTTTGAAAACACCCTTTAACGCTTTAGGCATTCTTTTAGGTTTTTCGCAGTCAAAGAAGCCGAATTTCACGGCTGTATAGCCGTCTCTTTCGGGATTCTTTTTATCCACTACAATACCATCCGCAATTTCCAGTATTGTAACAGGTACAGCTTCGCCTTTGCCGTTAAAAACCTGTGTCATTCCTATCTTTTTACCAAGTATTGTTGATATCATTTTTTACACTCTCCGCTCACAGCTTGATTTCTACGTCAATGCCCGCGGGCAGGTCAAGGGTCTTTAGTTTTTCAACCGTATCATTATTAGGTTCGAGAATATCTATGAGCCTCTTGTGGATTCTCATTTCGAACTGTTCCCTTGACGTCTTGTTGACGTGCGGCGACCTTACTATCGTGTACTTATGAAGCTTTGTCGGGAGCGGTATAGGGCCGCAAACACGCGCTCCGGTTTCCTTGACCTTCTTGATAATATCA from Candidatus Goldiibacteriota bacterium encodes:
- the rplC gene encoding 50S ribosomal protein L3 → MSTILGKKIGMTQVFNGKGEAVPVTILEIADGIVVDKKNPERDGYTAVKFGFFDCEKPKRMPKALKGVFKNEKTKKDLPLKKVLKEVRVDAATAEKFNIGDTLTIEALKDLKFVDVCGISKGKGFQGVVKRHNFAGGAGSHGSNHNRAPGSIGSSTYPARVFKNMRMAGHMGVDRVTVLNLAVEKVDVENKFMLVQGAVPGSNNGIVEIRKSVKKK
- the rpsJ gene encoding 30S ribosomal protein S10; amino-acid sequence: MQLDTQKIRIRLKAYDHKLLDKSVSDIIKKVKETGARVCGPIPLPTKLHKYTIVRSPHVNKTSREQFEMRIHKRLIDILEPNNDTVEKLKTLDLPAGIDVEIKL